A section of the Kribbella sp. HUAS MG21 genome encodes:
- a CDS encoding DUF3500 domain-containing protein: MVVAQTREAVLDLLASLSPAQLSRIRAPFDTPDHKEWTYLPGDRPGLPLSELTPAQQVLAKRLVELGCSERGAADSWAVLDAEVILRGIPALPESGDWEGSVLGGRYFLRVLGDPSGTEPWAWRLNGHHLAIHVTVVDGAIAFTPQFIGSNPAEVLSGPETGRRFLAAEQDLGFQLLHALEPGQLEVALVSPEAPDDILTRHDPVADASLLHRGLAYGDMTEDQRQLLSLLVGQYVGRAAGPIGLQTWQDITAQGIERLTFAWAGETTPGRGHRHYYSIAGPTFLAEYDNTQDNANHIHSVWRDVRNDWGTDLLAAHYAMHR, from the coding sequence ATGGTTGTAGCGCAGACGCGGGAGGCCGTACTCGACCTGCTGGCGAGCCTGTCGCCCGCGCAGCTCAGCAGGATCAGAGCACCGTTCGACACCCCGGACCACAAGGAGTGGACGTACCTGCCGGGGGACCGGCCCGGCTTGCCGCTGTCCGAGCTGACGCCCGCGCAGCAGGTGCTGGCGAAGCGCCTGGTCGAGCTCGGCTGCAGCGAACGTGGCGCGGCGGACTCCTGGGCGGTGCTGGACGCGGAGGTGATCCTGCGCGGGATCCCGGCGCTGCCGGAGTCCGGCGACTGGGAGGGCTCGGTGCTCGGCGGCCGGTACTTCCTGCGCGTGCTCGGCGACCCGTCCGGGACGGAGCCGTGGGCGTGGCGGCTGAACGGGCACCACCTCGCGATCCACGTGACGGTGGTGGACGGCGCGATCGCGTTCACCCCGCAGTTCATCGGCTCCAACCCGGCCGAAGTACTGAGCGGACCGGAGACCGGACGGCGGTTCCTCGCGGCCGAGCAGGACCTGGGCTTCCAGCTCCTGCACGCCCTGGAGCCCGGCCAGCTGGAGGTGGCGCTCGTCTCGCCCGAGGCTCCCGACGACATCCTGACCCGCCACGACCCGGTCGCCGACGCGTCGCTGCTGCACCGCGGCCTGGCGTACGGCGACATGACCGAGGACCAGCGCCAGCTCCTCAGCCTGCTGGTCGGCCAGTACGTCGGCCGCGCCGCCGGCCCGATCGGCCTGCAGACCTGGCAGGACATCACCGCCCAGGGCATCGAACGCCTGACCTTCGCCTGGGCCGGCGAAACCACCCCCGGCCGCGGCCATCGCCACTACTACTCGATCGCCGGCCCGACCTTCCTGGCCGAGTACGACAACACGCAGGACAACGCCAACCACATCCACTCGGTCTGGCGTGACGTCCGCAACGACTGGGGCACCGACCTGCTCGCGGCGCACTACGCCATGCACCGCTAG
- a CDS encoding phosphoglycerate mutase family protein, producing MGLSHRPLRIALIRHGESEANLDKTIYERTPDHAVPLTPHGHEQAAKAGRELRELFENEPVRVYVSPYLRARQTLDSLGLDDLIGLAREEPRLREQDWANLQDTEDIERQEQLRDSFGHFFYRFTHGESGSDVYDRVSTFLETMHRDFEKPNAPRNVLLVSHGLTMRLFCMRWFHWSVRFFESLRNPGNAETRVLLRQPDFRYKLDRPFEQWTPYEPTERERSAWL from the coding sequence ATGGGGTTGAGTCACCGCCCGTTGCGGATCGCGCTGATCCGGCACGGGGAGTCCGAGGCGAATCTGGACAAGACGATCTACGAGCGCACTCCGGACCACGCCGTCCCGCTGACACCGCACGGCCACGAGCAGGCGGCCAAGGCGGGGCGGGAGCTGCGGGAGCTGTTCGAGAACGAGCCGGTGCGCGTGTACGTGTCGCCGTACCTGCGGGCGCGGCAGACGCTGGACTCGCTCGGGCTGGACGACCTGATCGGCCTGGCGCGCGAGGAGCCGCGGCTGCGCGAGCAGGACTGGGCGAACCTGCAGGACACCGAGGACATCGAGCGGCAGGAGCAGCTCCGCGACTCGTTCGGGCACTTCTTCTACCGGTTCACGCACGGCGAGTCGGGGTCGGATGTGTACGACCGGGTGTCGACGTTCCTGGAGACGATGCACCGCGACTTCGAGAAGCCGAACGCGCCGCGCAACGTGCTGCTGGTGTCGCACGGGCTGACCATGCGGCTGTTCTGCATGCGATGGTTCCACTGGTCGGTGCGGTTCTTCGAGTCGCTGCGGAACCCGGGCAACGCGGAAACACGCGTGCTGCTGCGGCAACCCGATTTCCGGTACAAGCTGGATCGGCCGTTCGAGCAGTGGACACCCTACGAACCGACGGAACGGGAGCGATCGGCATGGTTGTAG
- a CDS encoding cobalamin biosynthesis protein: MSRALGILLGFAADRVFGDPRRFHPVAGFGRTAARVEKHVYADSRPHGAAYAAVLVGSTTVLGLAIERLTRRHPIVHTAATAAATWTVLGARSLEREAEAMAALLEDKDIPAARDRLSHLCAREATYLEADELARATVESIAENTSDACVAPLLWGGVLGIPGLLGYRAANTLDAMVGYRSPKYENFGWAAARLDDVLNLLPARVCAALTGLAAGRPADAGAVWRRDAGKHPSPNAGPVEAAFAGALGLTLGGTNSYGSYQEDRGTLGDGPAPAVADVRRTAELAKRVGIAAAGVAAGIALLRKGQRWG, translated from the coding sequence GTGTCCCGGGCTCTCGGCATCCTTCTCGGCTTCGCTGCCGACCGTGTCTTCGGCGATCCGCGACGCTTCCACCCGGTGGCCGGCTTCGGCCGTACGGCGGCCCGCGTCGAGAAGCATGTGTACGCCGACTCGCGTCCTCACGGTGCCGCTTACGCGGCCGTGCTCGTCGGATCCACAACGGTTCTGGGCCTTGCGATCGAGCGGCTGACCCGAAGGCATCCGATCGTCCACACCGCAGCCACTGCGGCGGCCACCTGGACTGTCCTCGGCGCCCGCAGCCTCGAGCGGGAGGCCGAGGCCATGGCCGCGCTGCTGGAGGACAAGGACATCCCGGCCGCGCGGGATCGGCTCAGCCACCTGTGCGCCCGCGAGGCGACGTACCTGGAGGCCGACGAGCTGGCCCGCGCGACCGTGGAGTCGATCGCCGAGAACACCTCCGACGCCTGCGTCGCGCCGCTGCTCTGGGGTGGTGTGCTCGGCATCCCGGGCCTGCTCGGGTACCGCGCGGCGAACACGCTCGACGCGATGGTCGGCTACCGGTCGCCGAAGTACGAGAACTTCGGGTGGGCGGCGGCGCGCCTGGACGACGTACTCAACCTGCTGCCCGCCAGGGTGTGCGCGGCGCTGACCGGGCTCGCGGCCGGGCGACCGGCCGACGCCGGGGCGGTCTGGCGGCGGGACGCCGGCAAGCACCCGAGCCCGAACGCCGGACCGGTCGAGGCCGCGTTCGCGGGTGCGCTCGGGCTGACGCTGGGCGGGACGAACAGCTACGGCAGCTACCAGGAGGACCGCGGCACGCTGGGCGACGGTCCGGCGCCGGCCGTCGCCGACGTTCGCCGTACGGCGGAACTCGCCAAGCGGGTCGGCATCGCGGCGGCGGGGGTCGCGGCGGGCATCGCCCTGCTCAGGAAGGGGCAGCGATGGGGTTGA
- a CDS encoding serine hydrolase: MGIAELLRRVDGSGEFGVWLGRLDGTPVFVHEAERPHYSASTMKLPVAMAMMRKVEAGELELFQPVLVHNDFASAAGGRFGVNPDEDEAPKTWQQLGKKVPLTWLATEMIARSSNLATNLVLEQVGVAAANAALVEATLPSSPAPASQVRRGIDDVPAARAGISNLMSPAGMAGVLVAVGNRKDDAGEYLRELLAGNQWNGEIPALLPKRTRVEHKNGWDTRIRHDGGIVYPKDAEPFVLVVCTTSELPDTEAQQLIAAIALEAWNHRHNLEAVR; the protein is encoded by the coding sequence ATGGGAATCGCGGAGCTGCTTCGGCGGGTCGACGGGAGCGGGGAGTTCGGGGTCTGGCTGGGCCGGTTGGACGGCACGCCGGTGTTCGTGCACGAGGCGGAGCGGCCGCACTACTCGGCGAGCACGATGAAGCTGCCGGTGGCGATGGCGATGATGCGCAAGGTCGAGGCCGGTGAGCTCGAGCTCTTCCAGCCGGTGCTCGTGCACAACGACTTCGCGTCCGCGGCCGGCGGCCGGTTCGGGGTGAACCCGGACGAGGACGAGGCGCCGAAGACCTGGCAGCAGCTGGGCAAGAAGGTGCCGCTCACCTGGCTGGCGACGGAGATGATCGCCCGGTCCAGCAACCTGGCGACGAACCTGGTGCTCGAACAGGTCGGGGTCGCGGCCGCCAACGCCGCCCTGGTCGAGGCGACGCTGCCCAGCTCGCCCGCACCGGCCTCCCAGGTCCGGCGCGGTATCGACGACGTCCCGGCGGCGCGCGCCGGGATCAGCAACCTGATGAGCCCGGCCGGGATGGCCGGCGTGCTCGTTGCGGTCGGCAACCGGAAGGACGACGCCGGCGAGTACCTGCGCGAACTGCTGGCCGGCAACCAGTGGAACGGCGAGATCCCCGCGCTGCTGCCGAAACGGACCCGCGTCGAGCACAAGAACGGCTGGGACACCCGGATCCGGCACGACGGCGGCATCGTCTACCCGAAGGACGCCGAGCCGTTCGTGCTGGTCGTGTGTACGACGTCGGAGCTGCCGGACACCGAGGCGCAACAGCTCATCGCGGCGATCGCGCTCGAGGCGTGGAACCACCGGCACAACCTGGAGGCGGTGCGGTGA
- a CDS encoding dipeptide epimerase, translated as MKLTTHLVSAPLHTPFVTALRTATHVESLLVEISDGELSGWGEAPQVWKVTGDSLAGSQACIEGPIATALDGLGPDDLTEALRRVQGAAVGNFGAKDAVDVALHDLAARRRGQPMHGFLGSTVDVVRTDMTLSVGDADTLAEAGKARVADGFDVLKIKVGTDATGDIERVRRVRDAIGPEPRLRLDANQGWTRREAVTVIRALEDAGCAIELVEQPVAAADLDGMAWVTDRVGTPILADESVYGVRDLVDVIRRGAADLVNVKLAKCGGLAPARTLLELAREHGLGAIVGCMMEGPVGVGAAAALVSAYPTTTVNDLDAAWWLREPPVTGGIRYDGALIHLPSAPGLGVTGLRS; from the coding sequence GTGAAGCTCACCACGCATCTGGTTTCGGCGCCGCTGCACACCCCGTTCGTCACCGCGCTGCGTACGGCGACCCACGTCGAGTCGCTGCTCGTCGAGATCAGCGACGGCGAGCTCAGCGGCTGGGGTGAGGCGCCGCAGGTGTGGAAGGTCACCGGCGACTCGCTCGCCGGTTCCCAGGCCTGCATCGAAGGGCCGATCGCGACCGCGCTCGACGGACTCGGTCCGGACGACCTCACCGAGGCGCTGCGCCGCGTGCAGGGCGCGGCGGTCGGGAACTTCGGCGCGAAGGACGCGGTCGACGTGGCGCTGCACGACCTCGCGGCCCGCCGGCGCGGGCAGCCGATGCACGGCTTCCTCGGCTCGACGGTCGACGTCGTGCGCACCGACATGACGCTGTCGGTCGGCGACGCGGACACCCTCGCCGAGGCCGGCAAGGCGCGGGTCGCGGACGGCTTCGACGTCCTCAAGATCAAGGTCGGCACGGACGCGACCGGTGACATCGAGCGGGTCCGCCGGGTCCGCGACGCGATCGGCCCCGAGCCGCGGCTCCGGCTGGACGCCAATCAGGGCTGGACCCGGCGCGAGGCGGTCACCGTGATCCGCGCGCTGGAGGACGCCGGGTGCGCGATCGAGCTCGTCGAGCAGCCGGTTGCCGCGGCCGACCTGGACGGCATGGCGTGGGTGACCGACCGCGTCGGCACGCCGATCCTCGCCGACGAGTCCGTGTACGGCGTCCGCGACCTGGTGGACGTGATCCGCCGCGGCGCGGCCGACCTGGTCAACGTGAAGCTGGCCAAGTGCGGCGGGCTGGCACCGGCGCGGACCCTCCTCGAACTGGCCCGCGAGCACGGCCTCGGCGCGATCGTCGGCTGCATGATGGAGGGCCCGGTCGGCGTCGGCGCGGCGGCCGCGCTGGTGTCGGCGTACCCGACGACGACGGTCAACGACCTCGACGCCGCCTGGTGGCTGCGCGAGCCGCCGGTGACCGGCGGGATCCGGTACGACGGCGCGCTGATCCACCTGCCTTCTGCTCCCGGACTCGGCGTGACAGGGTTGAGGTCATGA
- a CDS encoding NlpC/P60 family protein encodes MKLAATKVPVSTVWTAPDAPRDIDAPAISAQPDVAAWAKSMDTETRLGLHGRTLTQLLFAEPVLVRSERDGWSEIVAPWQPSSQDALGYPGWVPSSHLGELPQSASDPVAIAAPTASLLAEPGGRPLAELSFATVLASDEHADGYTRVATPDGGSGWLQDAVLRSVSEPSEPEDRLRLGELFLGLEYLWGGTSAYGLDCSGLIHTVSRVLGLRTPRDAHDQADTLPNIPIDEARPGDLYFFAREGKRVHHVGFVSAAGMLHASETGKRLENEALTDDRRATLVTAARF; translated from the coding sequence ATGAAGTTAGCCGCCACCAAGGTCCCGGTCAGCACGGTCTGGACCGCGCCGGACGCGCCGCGTGACATCGACGCCCCGGCCATCTCCGCACAACCGGACGTCGCCGCCTGGGCCAAGTCGATGGACACCGAAACCCGGCTCGGGCTGCACGGCCGGACACTGACCCAGCTGCTGTTCGCCGAGCCCGTGCTGGTCCGCTCGGAGCGCGACGGCTGGTCGGAGATCGTCGCGCCGTGGCAGCCGTCGTCGCAGGACGCCCTCGGATACCCGGGCTGGGTCCCGTCGAGCCACCTCGGCGAACTCCCGCAGAGCGCGTCGGACCCGGTCGCCATCGCCGCACCGACGGCTTCGCTACTGGCCGAGCCCGGCGGCCGGCCGCTGGCCGAGCTGTCGTTCGCGACGGTGCTGGCGTCGGACGAGCACGCCGACGGGTACACGCGGGTCGCCACCCCTGACGGTGGCTCCGGCTGGCTGCAGGACGCCGTACTGCGGTCTGTGTCGGAGCCGTCGGAGCCGGAGGACCGGTTGCGGCTTGGCGAGCTGTTCCTCGGGCTCGAGTACCTGTGGGGCGGTACGTCGGCGTACGGGCTGGACTGCTCGGGGCTGATCCACACCGTCAGCCGGGTCCTCGGGCTGCGTACGCCGCGGGACGCGCACGACCAGGCGGACACCCTGCCGAACATCCCGATCGACGAGGCGCGGCCCGGCGACCTGTACTTCTTCGCCCGCGAGGGCAAGCGGGTGCACCACGTCGGCTTCGTCTCCGCCGCGGGGATGCTGCACGCCTCCGAGACCGGCAAGCGGCTGGAGAACGAGGCCCTGACCGACGATCGCCGAGCGACGCTGGTGACCGCCGCCCGCTTCTGA
- a CDS encoding TerC family protein, with amino-acid sequence MHVADYVWYITVGLLLALLAFDVFVIGRRPHEPSTRESATAIAFYVGLAVIFGLGVWWFSGGQYAGEFFAGWLTEYSLSVDNLFIFLIIMSRFGVPRQYQQTALLIGIILALVFRGIFIAVGAAAINQFSWVFYLFGAFLVYTAIHLAKQGENDDEDFKENAVIRFAKRRLNATHEYNGVKLTVVQNGKRMVTPMLIVIIALGTTDLLFALDSIPAIYGLTQEPFLVFTANVFALMGLRQLYFLLGDLLRRLIYLSLGLSVVLAFIGVKLVLHAMHVNELPFINGGHHIEWAPEIPIWFSLGFIIITLGITTVASLVKSRKLQAETSAAVGSATPDERSEDGPVQDEPVQDQVQHKS; translated from the coding sequence GACGTCTTCGTCATCGGCCGCCGGCCGCACGAGCCGAGCACCCGAGAATCGGCCACCGCGATCGCCTTCTACGTCGGCCTCGCGGTGATCTTCGGCCTCGGGGTCTGGTGGTTCTCCGGAGGTCAGTACGCGGGCGAGTTCTTCGCCGGCTGGCTCACCGAGTACAGCCTGAGCGTCGACAACCTGTTCATCTTCCTGATCATCATGTCCAGGTTCGGCGTGCCGAGGCAGTACCAGCAGACCGCGCTGCTGATCGGCATCATCCTGGCGCTGGTGTTCCGCGGCATCTTCATCGCGGTCGGCGCCGCGGCGATCAACCAGTTCTCCTGGGTCTTCTACCTGTTCGGCGCGTTCCTGGTCTACACCGCGATCCACCTGGCGAAGCAGGGTGAGAACGACGACGAGGACTTCAAGGAGAACGCGGTCATCCGGTTCGCGAAGCGCCGGCTGAACGCGACGCACGAGTACAACGGCGTGAAGCTCACCGTCGTGCAGAACGGCAAGCGGATGGTCACGCCGATGCTGATCGTGATCATTGCGCTCGGCACCACGGACCTGCTGTTCGCGCTCGACTCGATCCCGGCGATCTACGGCCTGACCCAGGAGCCGTTCCTGGTCTTCACCGCGAACGTCTTCGCGCTGATGGGTCTGCGGCAGCTGTACTTCCTGCTCGGCGACCTGCTCCGCCGCCTGATCTACCTGTCGCTCGGCCTGTCGGTCGTGCTCGCGTTCATCGGCGTGAAGCTGGTCCTGCACGCGATGCACGTGAACGAGCTGCCGTTCATCAACGGCGGCCACCACATCGAGTGGGCCCCGGAGATCCCGATCTGGTTCTCGCTCGGCTTCATCATCATCACGCTCGGCATCACCACGGTCGCCAGCCTGGTGAAGTCCCGCAAGCTGCAGGCCGAGACGTCGGCGGCGGTGGGCTCCGCGACGCCGGACGAGCGTTCGGAGGACGGACCGGTCCAGGACGAGCCGGTCCAGGACCAGGTGCAGCACAAGAGCTGA